The Stegostoma tigrinum isolate sSteTig4 chromosome 41, sSteTig4.hap1, whole genome shotgun sequence genome has a window encoding:
- the LOC125448545 gene encoding claudin domain-containing protein 1-like isoform X1, translating to MVDNRFATALVIGSVLALISAVYIAAAIGTDHWYEYRSQPSLFGMNSTEMLSNEEFDREDTDEYLYSRALFTYNGTIGLWRRCISKLKEGFWFKPPPEATSRSSMTVSGSDSLHVESNSSFLRVLNPPRITDVNQGSVCVTFSLKDQFTPKFKQIGNHNSGVDYVRTYLSRCQILLPFVSLAFMCFGALIGLCVCSCRTLYPAIGTGVLHLLAGICTLGTVVCFAANIELLHAKIQDLEPRPDGEYGWSFCLACVSAPLQLMAAALFIWAARTDRTEYSRMKAYRVA from the exons ATGGTGGACAACCGTTTTGCCACGGCGCTGGTGATTGGCAGTGTCCTGGCCTTGATCTCTGCAGTGTACATTGCTGCTGCCATTGGTACTGACCACTGGTATGAGTACCGGAGTCAGCCCAGCCTTTTTGGGATGAACAGTACCGAGATGCTGAGCAATGAGGAATTTGACCGCGAGGACACCGATGAGTACCTGTACTCCCGGGCGCTCTTCACGTACAATGGCACCATCGGACTGTGGAGACGATGTATCAGCAAGCTCAAGGAAGGCTTCTGGTTCAAACCACCGCCAGAAG CTACATCACGTTCCTCAATGACTGTCTCCGGTTCAGACTCACTCCATGTGGAATCCAATTCAAGTTTCCTTCGTgttttgaatccacccaggatcacAG ATGTGAAccagggcagtgtgtgtgtcaccTTCTCATTAAAGGACCAGTTTACACCCAAGTTCAAACAGATTGGAAACCACAACAGTGGAGTGGATTACGTCAGAACCT ACTTGAGTCGCTGCCAGATCCTACTCCCATTTGTCAGTTTGGCATTCATGTGTTTTGGGGCACTCATTGGACTGTGTGTTTGTTCCTGTCGCACCCTGTACCCTGCCATTGGCACTGGAGTGCTGCACCTCCTCGCAG GAATCTGTACTCTAGGCACAGTGGTTTGTTTCGCTGCCAACATTGAACTCCTCCACGCTAAGATCCAGGACTTGGAGCCACGCCCAGATGGCGAGTATGGCTGGTCTTTTTGCCTGGCCTGTGTTTCTGCGCCTCTCCAGCTCATGGCTGCGGCCTTGTTTATCTGGGCTGCCCGCACCGACCGGACAGAATACAGCAGGATGAAGGCTTACCGGGTGGCTTAG
- the LOC125448545 gene encoding claudin domain-containing protein 1-like isoform X2 has product MVDNRFATALVIGSVLALISAVYIAAAIGTDHWYEYRSQPSLFGMNSTEMLSNEEFDREDTDEYLYSRALFTYNGTIGLWRRCISKLKEGFWFKPPPEDVNQGSVCVTFSLKDQFTPKFKQIGNHNSGVDYVRTYLSRCQILLPFVSLAFMCFGALIGLCVCSCRTLYPAIGTGVLHLLAGICTLGTVVCFAANIELLHAKIQDLEPRPDGEYGWSFCLACVSAPLQLMAAALFIWAARTDRTEYSRMKAYRVA; this is encoded by the exons ATGGTGGACAACCGTTTTGCCACGGCGCTGGTGATTGGCAGTGTCCTGGCCTTGATCTCTGCAGTGTACATTGCTGCTGCCATTGGTACTGACCACTGGTATGAGTACCGGAGTCAGCCCAGCCTTTTTGGGATGAACAGTACCGAGATGCTGAGCAATGAGGAATTTGACCGCGAGGACACCGATGAGTACCTGTACTCCCGGGCGCTCTTCACGTACAATGGCACCATCGGACTGTGGAGACGATGTATCAGCAAGCTCAAGGAAGGCTTCTGGTTCAAACCACCGCCAGAAG ATGTGAAccagggcagtgtgtgtgtcaccTTCTCATTAAAGGACCAGTTTACACCCAAGTTCAAACAGATTGGAAACCACAACAGTGGAGTGGATTACGTCAGAACCT ACTTGAGTCGCTGCCAGATCCTACTCCCATTTGTCAGTTTGGCATTCATGTGTTTTGGGGCACTCATTGGACTGTGTGTTTGTTCCTGTCGCACCCTGTACCCTGCCATTGGCACTGGAGTGCTGCACCTCCTCGCAG GAATCTGTACTCTAGGCACAGTGGTTTGTTTCGCTGCCAACATTGAACTCCTCCACGCTAAGATCCAGGACTTGGAGCCACGCCCAGATGGCGAGTATGGCTGGTCTTTTTGCCTGGCCTGTGTTTCTGCGCCTCTCCAGCTCATGGCTGCGGCCTTGTTTATCTGGGCTGCCCGCACCGACCGGACAGAATACAGCAGGATGAAGGCTTACCGGGTGGCTTAG
- the LOC125448539 gene encoding transcobalamin-1-like isoform X1: protein MMGTLPTLFLILVFFPHGLQSCGDGNEAAAQLVKQLDWSLQQSPNPSVVLALRLVNHKVNQSVVKSLKKNVISKGVNMSSGELGQYVLALISCCEDTTNLMSNKRSTKGINLGTLLSSKLGREIKSIEMHKHPLTTYYQVALAVLALCKQGYAIQKGDIKIFAQAVMNNDLSYGGQFSVDTGAMAAMAFNCLQDSYKPTNTIEIALKKLTMQIFCAKHDCGTIGNIYSTGLAMQALIANCQFIPFPVWNCSNTQEKVEEKIQKGAFSNSEMASQILPPLLGKTYLQAGQEGCAGVMETQSKAEMSNDRMIAVVYTVTNATFCRNSCNHSVHLTVTKGISLFQIMEKAKEKNPDYFRFEYEKTSLGFFITSIAGVPSKAQKWTYWQFLNGMKPIPVGVEQYRPSNGEHIIAKLTKY, encoded by the exons ATGATGGGTACCTTGCCAACACTGTTCCTGATCTTGGTATTCTTTCCTCATGGTCTCCAAAGCTGTG GAGATGGCAATGAAGCTGCAGCCCAGCTGGTGAAACAGTTGGATTGGTCTCTGCAGCAAAGCCCAAACCCCAGCGTGGTACTTGCTCTGAGACTGGTGAACCACAAGGTCAATCAAAGCGTTGTAAAAAGCCTGAAGAAGAATGTTATCAGCAAAG GGGTGAATATGTCCAGTGGGGAGCTGGGCCAGTATGTGTTGGCTTTGATCTCCTGTTGTGAAGACACAACAAACCTGATGAGCAACAAGCGATCAACCAAAGGCATCAACCTGGGGACGTTGCTTTCCAGCAAGCTTGGCCGAGAGATTAAAAGCATTG AAATGCATAAACACCCGCTTACCACCTACTACCAAGTTGCACTGGCTGTACTTGCACTTTGCAAACAAGGTTACGCTATTCAGAAGGGTGATATCAAAATTTTTGCACAAGCTGTAATGAACAACGACCTCTCTTATGGAGGACAATTCTCTGTGG ACACGGGTGCTATGGCTGCCATGGCCTTCAACTGTCTACAGGATTCCTACAAGCCAACTAACACCATCGAGATAGCCTTGAAAAAACTGACCATGCAGATTTTCTGCGCAAAACATGATTGCGGAACAATTGGAAATATCTATAGCACTGGCCTGGCCATGCAG GCTCTAATTGCTAATTGCCAGTTCATCCCATTCCCTGTGTGGAACTGTTCAAACACTCAGGAGAAAGTTGAGGAAAAAATCCAGAAGGGAGCATTCTCAAACTCGGAAATGGCTTCACAGATCTTGCCACCTCTACTAGGCAAGACATACCTGCAGGCTGGTCAAGAGGGCTGTGCTGGAGTGATGG AAACCCAATCAAAGGCAGAGATGAGCAATGACAGAATGATTGCTGTGGTCTACACTGTAACTAATGCGACATTTTGTAGAAATTCATGTAATCATTCCGTTCATCTGACTGTCACTAAAGGAATAAGCCTTTTCCAAATTATggaaaaagcaaaagagaaaaatcCAGATTACTTTCG ATTTGAGTATGAAAAGACTTCCTTGGGCTTCTTCATCACCAGCATCGCTGGAGTTCCAAGCAAAGCTCAAAAATGGACCTATTGGCAGTTTCTGAATGGGATGAAGCCAATTCCTGTTG GTGTTGAACAGTACAGACCTTCCAATGGGGAGCATATCATTGCAAAACTCACTAAATATTGA
- the LOC125448539 gene encoding transcobalamin-1-like isoform X2: MMGTLPTLFLILVFFPHGLQSCGVNMSSGELGQYVLALISCCEDTTNLMSNKRSTKGINLGTLLSSKLGREIKSIEMHKHPLTTYYQVALAVLALCKQGYAIQKGDIKIFAQAVMNNDLSYGGQFSVDTGAMAAMAFNCLQDSYKPTNTIEIALKKLTMQIFCAKHDCGTIGNIYSTGLAMQALIANCQFIPFPVWNCSNTQEKVEEKIQKGAFSNSEMASQILPPLLGKTYLQAGQEGCAGVMETQSKAEMSNDRMIAVVYTVTNATFCRNSCNHSVHLTVTKGISLFQIMEKAKEKNPDYFRFEYEKTSLGFFITSIAGVPSKAQKWTYWQFLNGMKPIPVGVEQYRPSNGEHIIAKLTKY, translated from the exons ATGATGGGTACCTTGCCAACACTGTTCCTGATCTTGGTATTCTTTCCTCATGGTCTCCAAAGCTGTG GGGTGAATATGTCCAGTGGGGAGCTGGGCCAGTATGTGTTGGCTTTGATCTCCTGTTGTGAAGACACAACAAACCTGATGAGCAACAAGCGATCAACCAAAGGCATCAACCTGGGGACGTTGCTTTCCAGCAAGCTTGGCCGAGAGATTAAAAGCATTG AAATGCATAAACACCCGCTTACCACCTACTACCAAGTTGCACTGGCTGTACTTGCACTTTGCAAACAAGGTTACGCTATTCAGAAGGGTGATATCAAAATTTTTGCACAAGCTGTAATGAACAACGACCTCTCTTATGGAGGACAATTCTCTGTGG ACACGGGTGCTATGGCTGCCATGGCCTTCAACTGTCTACAGGATTCCTACAAGCCAACTAACACCATCGAGATAGCCTTGAAAAAACTGACCATGCAGATTTTCTGCGCAAAACATGATTGCGGAACAATTGGAAATATCTATAGCACTGGCCTGGCCATGCAG GCTCTAATTGCTAATTGCCAGTTCATCCCATTCCCTGTGTGGAACTGTTCAAACACTCAGGAGAAAGTTGAGGAAAAAATCCAGAAGGGAGCATTCTCAAACTCGGAAATGGCTTCACAGATCTTGCCACCTCTACTAGGCAAGACATACCTGCAGGCTGGTCAAGAGGGCTGTGCTGGAGTGATGG AAACCCAATCAAAGGCAGAGATGAGCAATGACAGAATGATTGCTGTGGTCTACACTGTAACTAATGCGACATTTTGTAGAAATTCATGTAATCATTCCGTTCATCTGACTGTCACTAAAGGAATAAGCCTTTTCCAAATTATggaaaaagcaaaagagaaaaatcCAGATTACTTTCG ATTTGAGTATGAAAAGACTTCCTTGGGCTTCTTCATCACCAGCATCGCTGGAGTTCCAAGCAAAGCTCAAAAATGGACCTATTGGCAGTTTCTGAATGGGATGAAGCCAATTCCTGTTG GTGTTGAACAGTACAGACCTTCCAATGGGGAGCATATCATTGCAAAACTCACTAAATATTGA